The Nerophis ophidion isolate RoL-2023_Sa linkage group LG29, RoL_Noph_v1.0, whole genome shotgun sequence genome includes the window ACAGAAAGTGAGCCACCTCCTTTCTTTGAAAACAACATGTTTGCTCTTTTTCATCATAATTATATTAATATTCATTTTAATAATAGTTATAATCTACTTTTTGATGTCTCATATAAAGATACACTTTGGGTGTGATAGATAGTATGTActaaacagttcgagatgctacctcagtagaagcatttaagtctcatcttaaaactcatttgtatactctagcctttaaatagactccctttttagaccagttgatctgccgcttcttttctttctcctatgtccccccctcccttgtggagggggtccggtccgatgaccatggatgaagtactgactgtccagagtcgagacccaggatggaccgctcgtcgggacccaggatggaccgctcacctgtatcggttggggacatctctacgctgctgatccgcttcagatggtttcctgtggacgggactctcgctgctgtcttggagccactatggattgaactttcacagtatcatgttggacccgctcgacatccattgctttcggtcccctagaggggggggggttgcccacatctgaggtcctctccaaggtttctcatagtcagcattgtcgctggcgtcccactgaatgtgaattctccctgcccactgggtgtgagttttccttgcccttttgtgggttcttccgaggatgttgtagtcgtaatgatttgtacagtcctttgagacatttgtgatttggggctatataaataaacattgattgattgattgattgaaaacacacacacacatatatatatatatatatatatatatatatatatatatatatatatatatatatatatatatatccaagcaTGACTAGAGAGGTGTTTGTGTCCAATGATGAAAGTGTTCCTAATGAAGCGCGGCGCCCCCTGCAGTCTTCTTGTGGCCTGAATCATGCTGACTGTCAGCACTTTCTGCTCCTGTGTTTATTTTGACAGCACAAAGCATGAAAATATTGTCAGGAAGATCATTTTCGCTTGTCAGGTCTGGTAGGCGAGGTGTCATGTGATCAATGCACGCTGGAGCGAGCGCCTTTTGTACGCTGCGGCGCTCACGATGTCACAGCTCGAACGTTCAACTCCCTCGCCATTTAACTGTACAATCACCATTTAACTGTACAATCACCATTTAAGTGTACAATATACTGCTAGGATTCAATATTACACATGACCATGTGCGGCGCAATATAATACCAAGTATGatcatacatgtaaatatatttacactACATAAACATCTGCATGTTGATATACATATGCATAATTatatacaaaagcagtgaagttgtcaggtagTGTAAATGTTaaacaaaaagagaatacaacaaatccttttcaacttatattaggATAAGATAGGATGGGTCtttgttgtcattgcacaagtacaacaaaacttgtcAATTTAatatggactgcaaagacaagatatttcatcttcacactgacaaactttgttcttttttgcaaatattagctcatttggaatttgatggcagcaacatgtttcaaaaaagctggcacaagtggctaaaaagagtgagaaagttgaggaatgcccgtcagagacttatttggaacatgtcacaggtgagcaggctaattgggaacaggtgggtgccatgattggctataaaagcagcttccatgaaatgctcactcattcacaaacaaggacggggcgagggtcaccactttgtcaacaaatgcctgagcaaattgtttaagaacaacatttctcaacaaggaatttagggatttcaccatctacactctgtaatatcatcaaaaggttcagagaatgtggagaaatcactgcacgtaagccatgatattacgcacctgccatccctcaggcatcaaaaagccacatcagtgtgtaaaggatatcaccacatgggctcaggaacacttcagaaaaccactgtcagtaactatagttggtcgctacatctgtaagtgcaagttaaaactctactatgcaaagccaaagacatttatcaacaacacccagaaacgccgccggcttcgttgggcccgagctcatctaagatgcactgatgcaaagtgtaaaagtgttcccACAAGTCCACATatcaattttttggggaaactgtgcaccaaagaagaaaacaaacattgggattgttctagggtgaaagtgtggtagtcagcatgtgtgttggtatggaggtgtattagtggccaaggcatggctaggTTCAAGTTTCAAAGTTTTATTGgtcacatgcagagtacaccacagtgaaatgcttttttacaTGCTCCTCAGATATTGCATACAGTGGGATctaaacactagttgcagaatctaatacactaaatacaaaaaatacaaaaaatggaaTAGCTCTGaagtacattaattacaagacaataagttgcacaataagtcacattagttatggtagaagtatcagtacaagtagaagtagagtagtcaaatacagtaccagtgcaatatcaaatagtataacaatatacagtatgtacactaTACACAGTatagggtaacttacacatctgtgcaggcaccattaatgctgaaaggtacatacaacttttgcagcaacatatgttgttatcatggacgcccctgcttatgtcagcaagacaatgccaagccagttgttacaacagcgtggcttcatagtgaaagcgtgtgggtactagactggcctgcctgtagtccagacattgaaaatgtgtgaagctaaaacatgaggcaggagactgttgaacaacttaagctgtacatcaaacaagagtgggaaagagttccacttcaaaaatgtgtctcctcagttcccaaacctgcactgagtgttgttaaaaagaaaggccatgtaacacactggtaaaaatgcccctctgactACTTTTTTCCAATGTTATTGCCACTAAAacctaagttcatgattatttgcaaaaaacaacaaagtttgtcagtgtgaagatgaaatatcttgtctttgcagtctattcaattgaatataagttgaaaaggatttgcaaagggTGATGAGCCCTGTTATGAgctggccacttgtccagggtgtactccgccttccgcccgattggagctgagaaaggctccagcaccctccgcgaccctgaaagggataagtggtagaaaaaggatggatggatgtattctgttaaGCGTaagcgctttacttagtgaaacccaatatctaagttacatttaaaccagtgtgggtggcactgggagcgggtgggtaaagtgtcttgcccaaggacacaacggcagtgactataatggcggaagcgggaatcgaacctgcaaccctcaagttgctggcacagccattctaccaaccgagctatgccgccccatacaaatacatatacacatacatataagcatacatatacatatacatatacatatactgtacatatacatatacacatacatataagcatacatatacatatacatatactgtacatatacatatacacatacatataagcatacatatacctatactgtacgtatacatatacacatatatataagcctacatatacatatacatatatacatatacatatactagaTGTAAAGCAGGCAGAGAACATTCCTGTGTTCCATCAATGTGTttcagtacatatacatatgcatatacagtaaatatacacatacatatacatatctatacatataaatatacatacacacatacatatacatatacagtacacatacacatacagtacacatacccatatacagtaaatatacacatacatatgcatatatacatacacatatacacatacacacatatacatatacagcaattatatatatatatatatatatatatatatatatatatatatatgtatatatatatatatatatatatatatatagtggttgTGAAGCAGGAAGAGAACATTCCTCAGTGTTCCATCGATGTGCATGAGTGTCACACACACCTTTCATCCCCTCAAACTCTCATTACatgtttcactttcactttccatCAGCAATGAGCACACACAGGATTAACTCCTGAGAAGTTGTTTGCAGCCCAGGGTGGCGAGGAGGGGGCGGGGTCAGGGGGCGGGACTTGGCCCTTCAAACCCAATGAACTTGTGACGACAACATTTTGAGGCGCTTTCACGCTTTGAATGTTTTGTTACCTCGCTGAAGGTTGCAGAGGGAAGGAATGGAGTGGGAGGGGCCTCAaaccgtggggggggggggggggggggcactttgTTGTTGAAAAGAAAGTTCTAGAAATGATCTGGGAAGCAAAAACATTTCAGTCAGAAAGAAATGAACTCTCTTTGAACAACATCACTCAGCTTTGAAATTGCTTTGGTTTCAtttcaagtgctcttattttcagTGCTACTTCCTGTTAGCTTGACTACTCTGGCTGTCTGGAAGGAAACAAACCATCCTGGGACGACATCACTCATGTTTGAAAGTCTCATGAATGGActttattttcttgaattgcttTAATCTGGTTTCCTTGTCAGTGCATTTATTTTCAGTGCTACTTCCTGTTTGCTTCCCCACTCTGGCTGTCTCCCACACCTGCCCCTGATGGGCAATCTGAGCACACCTGTtccaggttgccaatcaggcttcttTAAAAAGCAGCCTGCCCTGCTAGCAGGTCTCCATGTTTGGTTCTTCTTTCTTGTTGGAAGTGCAAGTTCCCGTGCACTACCGAGCTGCACTTTCACTACTTGGTTTTCGACATtaaaatggttcagagaatctggagaaatcactccacgtaagcggcatggccggaaaccaacattgaatgaccgtgaccttcgatctctcagacagcactgtatcaaaaaccgacatcaatctctaaaggatatcaccacatgggctcaggaacacttcagaaaaccactgtcactaaatacatttcttcgctaaatctgtaagtgcaagttaaagctatactatgcaaagtgaaagccatttatcaacaacatccagaaacgtcgccggcttctctgggcccgagatcacttaagatggactgatgcaaagtggaaaagtgttctgatgtctgaaaagtccacatttcaaattgtttttggaaatattccacattttgtcatacggaccaaaggggaagcgaaccatccagactgttatcgacacaaagttgaaaagccagcatgtgtgatggtatgggggtgcattagggcccaaggcatgggtaacttacacatctgtgaaggcaccattaatgctgaaaggtacatacaggttttagaacaacatatgctgccatccaagcgccgtctttttcatggacgcccctacttatttcagcaagacaatgccaagccacattcagcacgtgttacaacagtgtggcttcgtagtaaaagagtgcaggtactttcctggcccgcctgcagtccagacctgtctcccatggaaaatgtgtggcgcattatgaagcgtaaaataggacagcggagaccccggactgttgaacaaccgaagctctacatagaacaagaatgggaaagaattccactttcagagcttcaacaattagtttcctcagttcccaaacctttattgagtgttgttaaaagaaaaggtgatgtaacacagtggtgaacatgccctttcccaactactttgccacgtgttgcagccatgaaattctaagttaattattatttgcaaaaaaattaaaataaagtttatgagtttgaacatcaaatatcttgtctttgtagcatattcaactgaatatggcttgaaaaggatttgcaaaccattgtattctgtttatatttacatctaacacaatatcccaactaatatggaaacggggtttgtatatatatatatatatatatatatatatatatatatatatatatatatatatatatatatatgtatatatatatatatatatatacatacatacattttccatagtgacatatgtgtgtgtaagcctgcagagTTTCTCTGTGCCGTGACCTTGGTGGTCTCACAATAACACAGCCAGTCAGTCCAAcagaagtcaacaacaacaacaggtgtgtgtccatgaaagttTGTTGCATCTTCTCCGTCCTCTGGGAGAGTCTCGAAGGAACCACCTCGCCAAGTCGCTTGCAGCCAGGGAAAACATTTCGGACCAGGATTTTTGTGTTTGAGTgagcaaaaacaaatgtaaacTTTCACTCCAAATGTCTATATGTGGTCTTCAATTTCATCATCATAGCAGCTGGCGTCTCCAAAATGTGGTCAAGTTTGCGATTTAGTCCAAAATGACCAAAGTCTGCAGTTCTTCATGCATCCTCCAATCTTTTGTGGCAGCGTTGGGGTATTTTGAACAGCTGCCAGCATCCCCCAATTTGTGGATAAACCAGAGCAAGGCTTCCTCCAATCAGCAGACGTCCTGTTATCATGGTTCCAAATAAGTAGGTAACTTCAAGGTCCTCCACTACAGTGTCACCAGGTACACCACACTCCACTTCTCCCAGGAGTCTGTTGATTGTCCAGCcaaaaaccccggccgagtcatactaaagactataaaaatgggactcattacctccctgcttggcactcagcatcaaggcttggaattggggcttaaatcacctaaaatgattcccgggcgcggccaccgctgctgctcactgctcccctcacctcccagggggtgatcaaggttgatgggtcataatctggccacacctagtgtgtgtgtgtgtgtgtgtgtgtgtgtgtgtgtgtgtgtgtgtgactctcattgctactttaacttgaacaaCCATTCTAACAGAGCAGGCAGGTTCCCCCACCCTGAgattttgtcaattttgttgagaggTCGGTTGATCAACTCCATTGTTTAGATTTTAGGGAGCAGAGCAGAAAgataaagttaagacaagaccaaaacaaagaagcaagatAGGAAGAGAGCCAGTGAGAGTGATACATGAAATGATCACCATGACGCTATTTACCATGATATCTATGATAATATGTAGACATGAACGGGTTAAAGCGAGagaaccgtgtgtgtgtgtgtgtgtttgtgtgtgtgtgtgtgtgtgtgtgtgtgtgtgtgtgtgtgtttgtgtgtgtgtgtgtgtgtgtgtgtgtgtgtgtgtgtgtgtgtgtgtgcgtctcccAAGTCCCTGTCCAATCTGTCTGTGCTCAGTTGCCATGGAAACAGCAGCAAGGCCAACAAGGGGTGGAGGTTAGCCGGGAGGGGGGGTGGTTGTGATGACATGGAGGAGGGGCTTGGGGGATTATGGGGTGGTTGGGGGGAGTGagaggctgggggggggggggggggggggtcctcatGAGGCTGCGGACCACAGAAATCTTTCAAAGTGTCCTGAAAGGTCGACTGTGTTGTTCGGAAATCGTCCATCTCGGAAATGTTGACTTCAATCATCTTCCAAAGTGTGAAGAGCAACAATCTCTCAGCTCAGACCTCCTCCAAGACCCTGGATGTGGACCTAATGTCGTGGAGCAGCACTGAAGTCCTGACTGTCCGCCATCTTTGTTCTGCTCATAATAACATCGGAGAACATCCATCAGACTGATAAAGGTTTCCATGGTCCACTCTCCAAAAGTCACTTCCCTTGATCTGATGACTCACTAACATGAACACTGATCTCTCCTGctctgtcttcttattctctggcagacagCTGCCTTCAAATGTCTTTATGACAACAAAACTTGCTCCTGGGTTTATTTGGCACCGCAGAGATGAAACCACATTTATTTGTCCATGGAACATTTTGCACACTTTGCACACTTTGCACACTTTGAGGTAACGTACATAACAgcccaataagattttcaacccGGCCCACCGGACAAAAAATGTTtccataaaagtgataatatatcatgttgtaggtgtttattaccctttgcattcatatgtttctacatttttgttgtgttttgtttgattgtaaaagatacacaactatcaaGGAGCTGGTCTGAGCGAGGttgatatgttgttaatattcagggttttattgttcatagttaatattgtaaatcccacgtaaaaggattgatgttcatatgttgttaatattcagtcttttattgctcatagtaaatattataaatcccacttataagaggagcgatgttcatatgtagttaatattcagtgttttattgttcatagttaatactgtaaatcTCACTTATAAGAGGAGCAATGGTCACATGCTGGtactattcagtgttttattgttcacagtaaatattgtaaatcccactttctttattttcgtgtacattttgggtgtcccattcagttaaaaaaaatcaaattccattttgtttgtttgaagTGGTCTTTCATAACTTTTTTACAACTCTATGGggcattgtgacttttggtattagtgttgcTGGAAAAAagggacacaaacacacataaaatcagcaaaaatgattccagggcgcggccaccgctgctgcccactgctcccctcacctcccaggacgTGATCAAGGGggtggctcaaatgcagaggacaaatttcaccacacctagtgtgtgtgtgacaatcattgctactttaactttatactgtacatctaaatgtgtataaatcatttatacacacatactgtacatctacatgtgtatatatcatttatacacacatactgtacatctacatgtgtatacatcatttatacacacattctgtacatctacatgtgtatacatcatttatacacacattctgtacatctacatgtgtatacatcatttatacacacatagtgtacatctacatgtgtatacatcatttatacacacatactgtacatctacatgtgtatacatcatttatacacacatactgtacatctacatgtgtatacatcatttatacacacatagtgtacatctacatgtgtatacatcatttatacacacatagtgtacatctacatgtgtatacatcatttatacacacatactgtacatctacatgtgtatacatcatttatacacacatactgtacatctacatgtgtatacatcatttatacacacatactgtacatctacatgtgtatacatcatttatacacacatactgtacatctacatgtgtatacatcatttatacacacatactgtacatctacatgtgtatacatcatttatacacacatactgtacatctacatgtgtatacatcatttatacacacatactgtacatctacatgtgtatacatcatttatacacacatactgtacatctacatgtgtatacatcatttatacacacatactgtacatctacatgtgtatacatcatttatacacacattctgtacatctacatgtgtacacatcatttatacacacatagtgtacatctacatgtgtatacatcatttatacacacatactgtacatctacatgtgtatacatcatttatacacacatagtgtacatctacatgtgtatacatcatttatacacacatactgtacatctacatgtgtatacatcatttatacacacatactgtacatctacatgtgtatacatcatttatacacacatactgtacatctacatgtgtatacatcatttatacacacatattgtacatctacatgtgtatacatcatttatacacacatactgtacatctacatgtgtatacatcatttatacacacatactgtacatctacatgtgtatacatcatttatacacacatactgtacatctacatgtgtatacatcatttatacacacatactgtacatctacatgtgtatacatcatttatacacacatactgtacatctacatgtgtatacatcatttatacacacatactgtacatctacatgtgtatacatcatttatacacacatactgtacatctacatgtgtatacatcatttatacacacattctgtacatctacatgtgtacacatcatttatacacacatagtgtacatctacatgtgtatacatcatttatacacacatactgtacatctacatgtgtatacatcatttatacacacatagtgtacatctacatgtgtatacatcatttatacacacatactgtacatctacatgtgtatacatcatttatacacacatactgtacatctacatgtgtatacatcatttatacacacatactgtacatctacatgtgtatacatcatttatacacacatattgtacatctacatgtgtatacatcatttatacacacatactgtacatctacatgtgtatacatcatttatacacacatactgtacatctacatgtgtatacatcatttatacaccttggccccccagacacatttttcctctcaatgtggcccccgactcAAAACATTCGCCCATCTCTGAGGTGAAAGACTATTTGGTGtttttgagataggctccagcaccccctgccaccccaaaagggacaagcggtaagaaatggatggatggtccaaaGTTTCTCCTGAGTCCCGCCTCCTCTTCCTCTTGCTCCTCCTCCTTTCCCGCCCCCTTAAAAGCGGGCCGTGTGCAGCAGCGGGCTCCCACGTGACGATGGCTCTTTGCCCCGACGACCTTCTCCTCCTCGCTCCGGGTTTGGCAGACATGGATTTAGACTACGTCAGCACTCGGAGGCCTTTGGACTACACCTTCAACTTCTGGACCGACTACCTGGGTCTGAGCACGCTGGTCAGCAAGTCTCAGACTTCCAACTCCATCACCGAGTCCCTGAAGGCAACACTGGGTCTGCGAGACCTTCCgccgtgcgcgtgcgcgtgcggcATGGCCGGTGCCCCGGACTGCGGCTGCGCGCCCGGTGCTCGGCCGCCGCAGGAGCGGGTCCCGGTCCTCGGTCCCTTCAACGAGCTTCCGGCGCGGCCGGCGCAGCACGGCTGCCTGGCGGAGCGCAGGACGCGCAGGACCTCCGCCAAGGCCGGCAAGCCGGAGCTCAACGTTTGCGTCTTCTGCCGGAACAACGGAGCACCGGAGGAGGTGTACGGCTCGCACGTGCTCAAGACCCCCGACGGCCGGGTGGTCACCTGCCCCGTCCTGCGCGCGTACACCTGTCCGCTGTGCCGCGCCAACGGGGACGCGGCGCACACCATCAAGTACTGTCCGCTCTCCCCGCCTCACAGGGGGGTCAGGAGGACCACCTTCTAGACATCTTCCAGCATTTTCTTATCTTAGACTTTCACCTGTAGAAATAGCTCTctctttacatacatacatacatacatacatacatacatatatatatatatatatatatatatatatatatatatatatatatatatataaataaatatacatgtgtatatatatacatgtgtgtatgtatatatttatatacatatacgtatatatatatatatatatatatatatatatatatatatttatacaaatataaatatacacacacgtgtgcatgtgtttatatatttatatacatacatacatatatgtttatatatatttgtatatatacatatatgtaaatatatatatatatatgcatacacacacatatatatatatttgtatacatatacacacacacacacacacacacacatatatatatatatatatatatatatatatatatatatatatatatatatacatatttatatatatatatatatatatatttatatatatatatatatatatatatatatatagctgtccACTTGTCTTTCTTTTGTAGTACTACTGTACTTTGGTAGTACTCCAGTCCACGTTgttacattgtttactttcacgtcACTGTAGAAAAAGAAATACTGTAAAGAATGTCCGTCTTCTATTTTTATATGTTTGTTCTAACAAAACCAAAGTTGTCCTGTCAGCACTTTTGTCTCtgaaataaaataagtttctaactgtttttaattaaaataaaaaaaacaagcgtCTTCTTTTTATTCTTACACCAacgaaaaacaactttttgtttttgctttggTTGACAAATAACAAATAAGGTGGATATTTgtggttgctttttttttttttgcattttcactGCA containing:
- the LOC133545918 gene encoding nanos homolog 1-like, producing the protein MALCPDDLLLLAPGLADMDLDYVSTRRPLDYTFNFWTDYLGLSTLVSKSQTSNSITESLKATLGLRDLPPCACACGMAGAPDCGCAPGARPPQERVPVLGPFNELPARPAQHGCLAERRTRRTSAKAGKPELNVCVFCRNNGAPEEVYGSHVLKTPDGRVVTCPVLRAYTCPLCRANGDAAHTIKYCPLSPPHRGVRRTTF